A genomic segment from Propioniciclava sp. MC1595 encodes:
- a CDS encoding PH domain-containing protein: MADNTSTWEFTAHPHMLRRQAAIWTIVMGGAAVFGWFMLPQNIRVLFNGFQIATLIFFVAVMLGIVWAAALGYVKAGPQGMKFRNMAVTHEIPWSEIASVRFGPADHWAFVELADTSDRPVLGIMRSDGRLAQEQFDGLAAVAAKYLAR; this comes from the coding sequence ATGGCTGACAACACCTCCACGTGGGAGTTCACGGCGCACCCGCACATGCTGCGCCGCCAGGCTGCGATCTGGACGATCGTGATGGGTGGTGCCGCCGTGTTCGGGTGGTTCATGCTTCCCCAGAACATCCGGGTCCTCTTCAACGGCTTCCAGATCGCCACGCTCATCTTCTTCGTGGCCGTGATGCTGGGCATCGTCTGGGCCGCGGCCCTCGGCTACGTCAAGGCGGGCCCGCAGGGCATGAAGTTCCGCAACATGGCCGTCACCCACGAGATCCCGTGGTCGGAGATCGCGTCGGTGCGCTTCGGCCCGGCCGACCACTGGGCGTTCGTCGAGCTGGCCGACACCTCCGACCGCCCGGTGCTGGGGATCATGCGCTCCGACGGCCGCCTGGCCCAGGAGCAGTTCGACGGCCTCGCTGCCGTCGCCGCCAAGTACCTCGCGCGCTGA
- a CDS encoding SseB family protein — MKTLGQPNAAFAGDHGHPDPELRSILATAYDGGTNYHRAIAALCTARLLLPIVAAGDEGEPGSGPDPDRHAEMAAVLVRSDSGATAVPVFTGIDSLNAWKPDARPVPCTLDDVAATAVETKSAAVVIDLPGPHPLVIEAGVIDELAQGHRLVELPDGGFGWMYLDREDAGDDHGH, encoded by the coding sequence ATGAAGACGCTCGGACAGCCCAACGCCGCCTTCGCGGGGGACCACGGACACCCCGACCCCGAGCTGCGCTCGATCCTGGCCACGGCGTACGACGGCGGCACGAACTACCACCGGGCCATCGCGGCCCTGTGCACCGCCCGTCTGCTGCTGCCGATCGTGGCTGCCGGCGACGAGGGGGAGCCCGGTTCGGGCCCCGACCCTGACCGCCACGCCGAGATGGCGGCGGTGCTGGTGCGCTCTGACTCGGGGGCCACCGCGGTCCCGGTGTTCACCGGCATCGACTCCCTGAACGCCTGGAAGCCCGACGCCCGCCCGGTCCCGTGCACGCTGGACGACGTGGCGGCAACCGCGGTCGAGACGAAGTCGGCCGCGGTCGTCATCGACCTGCCGGGGCCGCACCCCCTGGTGATCGAGGCGGGCGTCATCGACGAGTTGGCCCAGGGTCACCGGCTGGTGGAGCTCCCCGACGGCGGCTTCGGCTGGATGTATCTCGACCGCGAGGACGCCGGCGACGACCACGGGCACTGA
- a CDS encoding aldo/keto reductase → MLRRSVGTSGLTVGRLGLGTMTWGRDTRPDDAKEVLRAFVAAGGDLVDTAPAYSRGAAERILGRLLRTDVDRDDVVIATKAGFTFRDGVRVVDTSRRVLLDDLYESLRRLGTDHIDVWQVHAWGQAPLEETLAALDHAVSTGVVRYAGVSNFVGWQTAAAATWQSAFPGRARLVSNQVEYSLLARRAEVEVLPALRHFEMGFFPWSPMGRGVLTGKYRGGVPRDSRAATAHFGWYVEPYLEARSRAVVEAVAKAADGLGVSPLQVAWLWVRDAPGVTAPLLGVRTAAQLAPYLEAEPMTLPPEIAAALDDVSGGQNEARST, encoded by the coding sequence ATGTTGCGCCGGAGTGTGGGGACCAGCGGGTTGACCGTCGGACGCCTCGGGCTCGGCACGATGACCTGGGGGCGCGACACCCGCCCCGACGACGCCAAGGAGGTGCTGCGCGCGTTCGTGGCCGCCGGTGGCGACCTCGTCGACACCGCCCCCGCCTACTCGCGCGGGGCAGCCGAGCGCATCCTCGGGAGGCTGCTGCGCACCGACGTCGACCGCGACGACGTGGTGATCGCCACCAAGGCCGGGTTCACCTTCCGCGACGGCGTGCGGGTCGTGGACACCTCGCGCCGGGTCCTGCTGGACGACCTGTACGAGTCCCTGCGCCGCCTGGGCACCGACCACATCGACGTCTGGCAGGTGCACGCCTGGGGGCAGGCCCCGCTCGAGGAGACCCTCGCCGCCCTCGACCACGCGGTGTCGACCGGCGTCGTGCGCTACGCGGGCGTGTCGAACTTCGTCGGCTGGCAGACGGCGGCCGCCGCGACGTGGCAGTCGGCGTTCCCCGGGCGGGCGCGGCTGGTGAGCAACCAGGTCGAGTACTCGCTGCTGGCCCGCCGGGCCGAGGTCGAGGTCCTGCCCGCCCTGCGCCACTTCGAGATGGGCTTCTTCCCGTGGTCCCCCATGGGCCGCGGCGTCCTCACCGGCAAGTACCGCGGCGGGGTGCCCCGCGACTCGCGGGCGGCGACGGCGCACTTCGGCTGGTACGTCGAGCCCTACCTCGAGGCCCGTTCGCGCGCCGTGGTCGAGGCGGTGGCGAAGGCCGCCGACGGGCTCGGGGTGTCGCCGCTGCAGGTGGCGTGGCTGTGGGTCCGGGACGCCCCGGGCGTGACCGCCCCCCTGCTCGGGGTGCGGACCGCCGCCCAGCTGGCCCCCTACCTCGAGGCGGAGCCGATGACCCTGCCGCCCGAGATCGCCGCCGCCCTCGACGACGTGTCGGGCGGCCAAAATGAGGCACGCAGCACCTGA
- the mshC gene encoding cysteine--1-D-myo-inosityl 2-amino-2-deoxy-alpha-D-glucopyranoside ligase: MKAWSRPDVPRVSPDPRRPRVHDTATGELVEVGPADGPARLYVCGITPYDATHLGHANTYVAFDLLVRTWRDAGLEVTYTQNVTDVDDPLLERAEATGVDWVELAEDQTQLFRTDMEALRVIPPDHYVGAVESVPLVTELIQRLVPTGLVYQVDDPEHPDWYFACSAAPGAGEVSHLDREAALAIFGERGGDPERPGKRDALDCLVWRLERDGEPSWDSPLGKGRPGWHIECTAIALEHLGPAFDVQGGGSDLVFPHHEMSASQGRAATGQAFARAYVHGGMVGYQGEKMSKSKGNLVLVSKLRAAGVDPMAIRLVLLDHHYRSDWEYTDADLERATERLAAWRSIANNPTAFPANETVQAIRDALRDDLDAPAALAAVDTWVAASAAVETDETESVTEVLTLVDALLGVRV; encoded by the coding sequence ATGAAGGCGTGGTCGCGCCCCGACGTCCCCCGCGTGTCCCCGGACCCGCGGCGTCCGCGTGTGCACGACACCGCCACCGGCGAACTCGTGGAGGTCGGCCCCGCCGACGGCCCCGCCCGCCTGTACGTGTGCGGCATCACGCCGTACGACGCGACCCACCTGGGCCACGCCAACACCTACGTCGCCTTCGACCTGCTCGTGCGCACCTGGCGCGACGCCGGCCTCGAGGTCACCTACACCCAGAACGTCACCGACGTCGACGACCCGCTGCTGGAGCGCGCCGAGGCCACCGGCGTCGACTGGGTGGAGCTGGCCGAGGACCAGACGCAGCTGTTCCGCACCGACATGGAGGCGTTGCGGGTCATCCCGCCCGACCACTACGTCGGCGCGGTCGAGTCGGTCCCGCTGGTCACCGAGCTGATCCAGCGCCTGGTCCCGACCGGGCTGGTCTACCAGGTCGACGACCCCGAGCACCCCGACTGGTACTTCGCCTGCAGCGCCGCCCCCGGCGCCGGTGAGGTCTCCCACCTCGACCGCGAGGCCGCCCTGGCCATCTTCGGCGAGCGCGGCGGCGACCCCGAGCGCCCCGGCAAGCGCGACGCCCTCGACTGCCTCGTGTGGCGGCTCGAGCGCGACGGTGAGCCGAGCTGGGACTCCCCGCTCGGCAAGGGGCGTCCCGGCTGGCACATCGAGTGCACCGCCATCGCTTTGGAGCACCTCGGGCCCGCCTTCGACGTGCAGGGCGGCGGCTCCGACCTGGTCTTCCCGCACCACGAGATGAGCGCCAGCCAGGGTCGCGCGGCCACCGGCCAGGCCTTCGCGCGCGCCTACGTGCACGGCGGCATGGTCGGCTACCAGGGCGAGAAGATGAGCAAGTCCAAGGGCAACCTGGTGCTGGTCTCGAAGCTGCGCGCGGCGGGCGTCGACCCGATGGCGATCCGGCTGGTGCTGCTCGACCACCACTACCGCTCCGACTGGGAGTACACCGACGCCGACCTCGAGCGGGCCACCGAGCGGCTGGCGGCGTGGCGGTCCATCGCGAACAACCCGACCGCGTTCCCCGCCAACGAGACGGTCCAGGCGATCCGGGACGCCCTCCGTGACGACCTCGACGCCCCAGCCGCGCTGGCCGCGGTCGACACCTGGGTCGCGGCCTCGGCGGCCGTCGAGACCGACGAGACCGAGAGCGTCACCGAGGTCCTGACGCTGGTGGACGCGCTGCTGGGCGTCCGGGTCTGA
- a CDS encoding undecaprenyl-diphosphate phosphatase, with protein MEWWQSVILGIVEGVTEFLPISSTGHLTVVEKLMGLQINDPSVTAYTAIIQIGAMVASIVYFWGDIIRIAGAWFAGLANKERRGPDYQLGWAVIVGFTVTAVVALLLKDLIEGPLRSLWFVVGGLLVWSVAMFVGDRVGKQERGEDSITWKDGALLGLVQCLSLVPGVSRSGATITGALFLGIDRVTATRMSFFLGIPTLVAAGSFQAVTSASDIAAPGGIGWVATIIGIVVSFVVAYASIAWLLKFVATNDFTAFVVYRVVVGLVIAGLLLANVITPV; from the coding sequence TTGGAGTGGTGGCAGTCGGTGATCCTCGGGATCGTCGAGGGCGTCACGGAGTTCCTCCCCATCAGCTCCACCGGTCACCTCACCGTGGTCGAGAAGCTGATGGGCCTGCAGATCAACGACCCGTCGGTGACGGCGTACACGGCGATCATCCAGATCGGCGCCATGGTCGCCTCGATCGTCTACTTCTGGGGCGACATCATCCGCATCGCCGGGGCGTGGTTCGCCGGCCTGGCGAACAAGGAGCGCCGCGGCCCCGACTACCAGCTCGGCTGGGCCGTCATCGTCGGCTTCACCGTGACCGCGGTCGTCGCCCTGCTCCTCAAGGACCTCATCGAGGGCCCCCTGCGGTCGCTGTGGTTCGTGGTGGGCGGCCTGCTGGTGTGGAGCGTGGCCATGTTCGTCGGCGACCGGGTCGGCAAGCAGGAACGCGGCGAGGACTCGATCACGTGGAAGGACGGCGCGCTGCTCGGCCTCGTCCAGTGCCTCTCGCTGGTGCCGGGCGTGAGCCGCTCGGGTGCCACCATCACCGGGGCGCTGTTCCTCGGCATCGACCGTGTCACCGCCACGCGGATGAGCTTCTTCCTCGGCATCCCCACGCTCGTGGCGGCCGGGTCGTTCCAGGCCGTCACGTCGGCGTCCGACATCGCCGCCCCCGGCGGCATCGGCTGGGTCGCCACCATCATCGGCATCGTCGTGTCGTTCGTCGTCGCCTACGCCTCCATCGCGTGGTTGCTGAAGTTCGTGGCCACCAACGACTTCACCGCGTTCGTCGTCTACCGCGTGGTCGTCGGCCTGGTCATCGCCGGCCTGCTGCTGGCGAACGTGATCACGCCGGTGTAG
- the hisG gene encoding ATP phosphoribosyltransferase, producing MLRIALPNKGSLAEATHAMLTEAGYKQRSDSKDLVLVDEANGVEFYYLRPRDIAVYVGERTLDLGFTGRDMLLDSGASAQEVLALGFGGTRFRFAAPGGSSWTASDLEGKRIATSYPGLLGAWLSERGINARLIKLDGAVESAVKLGVADAVADVVETGSTLKRAGLEMFGEPILISEAILIQPTGVDRPEGLDRLTRRLAGVMTARNYKMIDYNVAASNLERASAITPGIDSPTVSHLAREGWLAVRAMIPAKDAPTIMDELWNVGAEGILVTDIAACRL from the coding sequence CTGCTGCGCATCGCGCTGCCCAACAAGGGCTCGCTGGCCGAGGCCACGCACGCGATGCTGACCGAGGCCGGCTACAAGCAGCGCTCCGACAGCAAGGACCTCGTGCTCGTCGACGAGGCCAACGGCGTCGAGTTCTACTACCTGCGCCCGCGCGACATCGCGGTGTACGTGGGGGAGCGCACGCTCGACCTCGGCTTCACCGGCCGCGACATGCTGCTCGACTCGGGCGCCTCGGCCCAGGAGGTGCTGGCGCTCGGCTTCGGCGGCACCCGGTTCCGCTTCGCCGCGCCCGGCGGCTCGTCGTGGACGGCGTCCGACCTCGAGGGCAAGCGCATCGCCACCTCCTACCCCGGCCTGCTGGGCGCCTGGCTGTCCGAGCGCGGCATCAACGCCCGCCTGATCAAGCTGGACGGCGCGGTGGAGTCCGCGGTCAAGCTGGGCGTCGCGGACGCCGTGGCCGACGTCGTCGAGACCGGGTCGACCCTGAAGCGGGCCGGCCTGGAGATGTTCGGCGAGCCGATCCTGATCTCCGAGGCCATCCTGATCCAGCCCACCGGCGTCGACCGGCCCGAGGGGCTCGACCGGCTCACCCGCCGCCTCGCCGGCGTGATGACCGCGCGCAACTACAAGATGATCGACTACAACGTCGCCGCCTCGAACCTCGAGCGCGCCAGCGCGATCACGCCGGGCATCGACAGCCCGACCGTGTCGCACCTGGCCCGCGAGGGCTGGCTCGCCGTCCGCGCGATGATCCCGGCCAAGGACGCGCCGACGATCATGGATGAGCTGTGGAACGTGGGCGCCGAGGGCATCCTCGTCACCGACATCGCGGCTTGTAGGCTCTGA
- a CDS encoding phosphoribosyl-ATP diphosphatase, with translation MKTFEELFAELTEKARTRPQNSGTVRELDAGVHFIGKKIVEEAAETWMAAEFQSHDEAAEEISQLLYHVQVLMVAKGITLDDVYRYL, from the coding sequence GTGAAGACGTTCGAGGAGCTGTTCGCCGAACTCACCGAGAAGGCGAGGACCCGACCCCAGAACTCGGGCACCGTGCGCGAGCTGGACGCCGGCGTCCACTTCATCGGCAAGAAGATCGTCGAGGAGGCCGCCGAGACCTGGATGGCCGCCGAGTTCCAGTCCCACGACGAGGCCGCCGAGGAGATCAGCCAGCTGCTCTACCACGTGCAGGTGCTCATGGTCGCCAAGGGCATCACCCTCGACGACGTCTACCGCTACCTGTGA